One part of the Chloroflexota bacterium genome encodes these proteins:
- a CDS encoding response regulator: MSVQTSRRPSLAPLRILLAEDETIIRLDLRERLENLGHRIVADVADGQTAVNLAREMRPDVVVMDIKMPCLDGIAAAEQLTRGAVAPVVLVTAFSDRELVEQAIGAGVMAYVLKPIRDNDLMPAIGVAVSRFREYRLLVKEVDDLNERLETRKLIERAKGLLMSKHSITEQDAFQRIQRLSMDRRIPMKQVAKALLLAENL; encoded by the coding sequence TTGTCCGTCCAAACCTCGCGCCGCCCCTCGCTTGCCCCGCTCCGAATATTGCTGGCGGAGGATGAGACGATCATCCGCCTGGATCTTCGTGAACGGCTCGAAAACCTCGGGCACCGGATCGTTGCCGATGTCGCCGACGGCCAGACGGCCGTGAATCTGGCCCGCGAGATGCGGCCGGACGTGGTCGTGATGGACATCAAGATGCCCTGCCTGGACGGGATCGCCGCCGCCGAGCAGCTCACCCGCGGGGCGGTCGCCCCGGTGGTGCTGGTTACCGCGTTCTCCGACCGCGAACTGGTTGAGCAGGCGATCGGCGCCGGCGTAATGGCCTACGTGCTCAAGCCGATCCGCGACAACGATCTGATGCCGGCGATCGGAGTGGCGGTATCCCGATTCCGCGAGTACCGCTTGCTGGTCAAAGAAGTCGACGACCTCAACGAACGCTTGGAAACTCGCAAGCTGATCGAGCGCGCCAAAGGGTTGCTGATGAGCAAGCATTCGATCACCGAACAGGACGCATTCCAGCGCATACAGCGGCTCAGCATGGACCGGCGTATCCCGATGAAACAGGTAGCCAAGGCGCTGCTGCTGGCCGAAAACCTGTAG